A stretch of the Malus sylvestris chromosome 10, drMalSylv7.2, whole genome shotgun sequence genome encodes the following:
- the LOC126584656 gene encoding probable carboxylesterase 12 — MDSKPSSEVSFEFPTAFRIYNDGRTERFKGTETVPPSTDSTTGVQSKDIVLSPQSGLSARVFLPKLPDPTRKLPLLIFIHGGAFVIESPYSPLYHKHVGLLASEAKVVALSVHYRRAPEHLLPVAFEDSWDAVQWAAAHSTRNGPEAWLNDHVDFDRAFIGGDSAGATLTHHVVRQAGLDGLSGTRIVGMILFHPYFMDDEPDKLLEVIYPTCGGSDDPRVRPGNDPKLGEIGCGRVLVFVAEKDFLRDRGWAYHEALKKSGYGGVVEIVESQGEDHVFHLFNPSCDNAVDLVKKVVSFVNQD, encoded by the coding sequence ATGGACTCTAAACCCTCCAGCGAAGTATCATTCGAGTTCCcgaccgccttccgaatctatAACGACGGCCGAACCGAGAGATTCAAGGGCACCGAAACCGTCCCCCCCTCCACCGACTCGACAACCGGGGTCCAATCCAAAGACATCGTCCTCTCGCCACAATCCGGGCTCTCTGCCCGCGTCTTCCTCCCCAAGCTCCCCGACCCGACCCGCAAACTCCCTCTCCTTATTTTCATCCACGGCGGCGCTTTCGTCATCGAGTCCCCCTACTCTCCTCTCTACCACAAACACGTCGGGTTACTGGCTTCAGAAGCCAAAGTCGTGGCTTTGTCGGTGCACTACAGGCGTGCCCCGGAGCACCTACTCCCCGTTGCTTTTGAAGACTCCTGGGATGCAGTCCAATGGGCCGCGGCCCATTCCACTCGTAACGGGCCCGAGGCCTGGCTCAACGATCACGTTGACTTTGACCGTGCTTTTATAGGTGGTGACAGCGCTGGCGCCACTCTGACGCACCACGTGGTGCGCCAGGCCGGGCTCGATGGGTTGAGCGGGACGAGGATAGTGGGGATGATTTTGTTTCACCCCTACTTCATGGATGACGAGCCCGATAAGTTGTTGGAGGTTATTTATCCGACATGTGGTGGGTCGGATGACCCGAGGGTGAGGCCGGGTAACGATCCGAAATTGGGAGAGATTGGGTGCGGGAGGGTGTTGGTTTTTGTGGCTGAGAAGGATTTCTTGAGGGACAGGGGTTGGGCATACCACGAGGCGTTGAAGAAGAGTGGGTATGGTGGGGTGGTTGAGATTGTGGAGAGCCAAGGGGAGGACCACGTGTTTCATTTGTTCAACCCAAGTTGTGACAACGCTGTGGACTTGGTGAAAAAGGTGGTTTCTTTCGTAAATCAAGACTAA